Genomic window (Bacillus sp. BGMRC 2118):
TGAGCTAGCTTATGTTCGTTTATTTCAATTTCAATTTGAGATTCCATTGTTGCTTCAATTTTATCAATACTTTTGATCACTTCATCAAAGGCTTGTTCAATACGATCAATACTCACTAAATTTTCCACTTGAAATCCCTCCAGAAACATTAATTGTTGTTATTATTTCCATACAAATCTTCCAGTACCTCCTACCTTGACAAAACTAGTGTCTATTCGTCAAAGAAAGTAAATTTCATCGTTTTTTATACCTCCAATCGACACATATTCTTCTGAATGAAATTGCATGTGATGTAAAAACTAGTACCATAAGGAGGTGCTATGAATGGCAAAAAATAAAGGTAAGAACTCAAAGCAGACAAAAACATCTGAGGAAACGAAGGCTGGGTATGGTAATCCAAAATTAGAAGGTCCGAATCGTCCTTCTGTTTAAAATTACGTAAAAAAATGCTCACTGCATGTAATCGTGTTGCTATTATTCAATTAAAGTATTCATAATAGCTAAAGTGCTGATGTGCGATTTATTCTAAGATGAAGAAATAATGCCTAATGAAAAGAGCAAGGAGAGGTATCCTTGCTCTTTATTTTGATTTAGCAGGGTTCAACTTTCTAAGAGATAGAAGTTGCTGAAGTTCTTGCTCTACTAAAATTCCATAATGCATCTGTTTCTGCTTATCTTTGTACCAATCTGTTATGTGCATCTGCTCTGGTATTCGAACTGGCTTTAACCACTTTACAATTCTTTTTTCAGATGCGTTCCATCCTTTATAATCATGCCTATGATGATGAATGACTGGAAACACATCACGTAATGGAGGAGTATCTTGCTTTTTTTCTGCATCTAGGAAGACTTCATAATCATGCCTGGATCCTGTATGTTCAACTGAAATTGAAAATTCATGTAGCTGTGAATATACCTCCGGATGAAATAGCACTTTGGCCAATCTTTTTCCGAGTTTAATCCTTGAAGATAAGTGCTTAAAATCATGGACAGAACAACCATATAATTGTCCTGTTCTTGTAGGAAATAAAACTGTGCTAAAATGTAACCAATCCTGTAACAAAAATAGCCATGTTTTAAATACTTTATGCTCGTAAACTGGATGGTTGATAACTGGACGTTGTATTAAATTTTGTTCATTTATAATGAGTGATATCATTAATCTTTCTTCCTCATTTATTTTCCAAAATTCGTTCCATTCTTTCTCCATAAAAGACGAAACTGAAAAAAACTTTAATAGGTGAAATAAACACTTTCCATTCCGTTTGGACTCCTCATATAGACATAACTGAGGATACGCATCAGAGAAAATTAACCAATTTGCACGTTCATATGTTAAAAACAATCTTCTCCTGTACTCCTTTGACAAGATTCTAGGGTACCATTCACCAGCCAAATCACACATGTTCCACCCTGCATTTCTAGAGACCATACTTGCTAGAAACGACCATTTTATTTCCGGGTTTCTTTCATAATAATGTGCATAAGCAACTGTTCTTGAGATGTTATCTCGATTGTTTTTCACGGTATTCTTCCTTATCTTCTCTACTATTTCACGCTCTTCATTTGTTAACATTTTGTGTCCACCTCAAGCTTATCCTTTACTAAACTGTTCATATGTAAACGATTTGCCTAAACACTTAGGAATTAACCCATCCATTAACTGATGATTTCATAACTCTTTTCCCTACTTTTTTGGTATTATACATATAGGATGAAAATATACATCCTCATTATTGGCTGTACATACGAATAAATTCCCATGTAACTTCCCAGTCGTTTATTTCGTCTATGTATTAGTGTTACTTGTTACAAGGAGGTTTATATGTCCATACGTTATCCAAACGGCAAGGTGTATAAGGCCAGCACCACACCAAAAAAGGAAATGACTACAAAGAAATTTTCATACAGCAATCGTGGAATGACCCTCGAAGAGGACTTAAACGAAACGAATAATTATTATTTAGAGAGGCAAATTGCAGTCATTCATAAAAAACCTACACCTGTTCAAATTGTTCATGTTGATTATCCTAGTAGAAGTGCAGCAGTAATCAAAGAAGCTTATTTTAAACAAGCTTCCACAACTGACTATAACGGAATTTATCGTGGTAGGTATATTGATTTTGAAGCTAAGGAAACTAAGAATACCAAATCCTTCCCACTTCAAAATTTTCATCAGCATCAAATTAGTCATATGAAAAACGTTCTAAAACAGGAAGGCATTTGTTTTGTTATTTTACGATTTACACTCTCTGAGGAATTATATTATTTAGATGCATCCCAGCTACTTGAATTTTGGGAAAGACACTTAAACGGTGGAAGAAAATCAATCACAAAAAAAGAGATTGAAGAATATGGACATAAGATCGAGATTGGCTATCAGCCTCGCATTCCATACATATCAATTCTCGATAAACTTTATTTTTAGGTTCGCTAACAAGTAATAACTACATTATCTTATTTGTTAGTTAGAAAGGCAGGAATTTTCTATGGCAGAAAATCGAACAAGATCAGAGCTAAGAGAAGCAAAGAAAAAAAATAAGAAAGCTAAAGTTAAAGGAAATCATTCACTACTAAAGAAAGTTTTACTTGCAGTACTTGTACTAGGTGTAGTTGGTATGATTGTAGGTGGAGTCACATTCTTCGCTATTGTAAAAGATGCACCTCCACTTGATGAAGCTCTTTTAAAAGATGGTGCCTCCTCAAAGTTATATGACAAGGATGGGAATAAATTTGCCGAGGTTGGTCTCGAAAAACGGACTCACGTAACCTTTCAGGAAATACCAAAAGTGATGGAACATGCAATCATTGCTGTTGAGGATGTACGTTTTTATGAACATAATGGAATTGATGTAAGACGATTAATTGGAGCAGTTATCGCTAACGTTCAGGATGGGTTCGGTGCTGAAG
Coding sequences:
- the recU gene encoding Holliday junction resolvase RecU; its protein translation is MSIRYPNGKVYKASTTPKKEMTTKKFSYSNRGMTLEEDLNETNNYYLERQIAVIHKKPTPVQIVHVDYPSRSAAVIKEAYFKQASTTDYNGIYRGRYIDFEAKETKNTKSFPLQNFHQHQISHMKNVLKQEGICFVILRFTLSEELYYLDASQLLEFWERHLNGGRKSITKKEIEEYGHKIEIGYQPRIPYISILDKLYF
- a CDS encoding DUF2515 domain-containing protein; the protein is MLTNEEREIVEKIRKNTVKNNRDNISRTVAYAHYYERNPEIKWSFLASMVSRNAGWNMCDLAGEWYPRILSKEYRRRLFLTYERANWLIFSDAYPQLCLYEESKRNGKCLFHLLKFFSVSSFMEKEWNEFWKINEEERLMISLIINEQNLIQRPVINHPVYEHKVFKTWLFLLQDWLHFSTVLFPTRTGQLYGCSVHDFKHLSSRIKLGKRLAKVLFHPEVYSQLHEFSISVEHTGSRHDYEVFLDAEKKQDTPPLRDVFPVIHHHRHDYKGWNASEKRIVKWLKPVRIPEQMHITDWYKDKQKQMHYGILVEQELQQLLSLRKLNPAKSK